One window of the Conexibacter sp. SYSU D00693 genome contains the following:
- a CDS encoding glycosyltransferase family 4 protein — protein sequence MFPPHHQGGYEVVWRSFVRHARAAGHQVTVLTTDHREPGVEDGEDVDVHRDLRWYWADHAFPRRSVRERVALERHNARVLDRHLDRGPGAVMWWAMGGMSLSLVGRAARRGLAAVGVVHDPWPAYAPQVDGWQGSRAGRLLGPLLGMPASFAPAVVDAWSCNSAYTRWAVLQQPGWAGLGDRVQVDHPGIDPARLPPSAPRDAFGWRLACIGRVEERKGLAHAIEALARLPERATLTVVGGGDHAHRAELEALAARLGLGARVRFTGPVDDVGTAYAAADAVVFPVTWQEPFGLVPLEAMAVGRPVVSTATGGAAEYLEDGGNALVVAPGDPEAIAAAVRRLAEDPTLRVALVARGRATATRFTQAALDEALLALVSRVGGRPAGAGR from the coding sequence ATGTTCCCGCCCCACCACCAGGGCGGGTACGAGGTCGTCTGGCGCTCGTTCGTGCGCCACGCGAGGGCCGCCGGCCACCAGGTCACGGTCCTCACCACCGACCACCGCGAGCCGGGCGTCGAGGACGGCGAGGACGTCGACGTCCACCGCGACCTGCGCTGGTACTGGGCCGACCACGCCTTCCCGCGGCGCTCGGTGCGCGAGCGCGTCGCGCTCGAGCGCCACAACGCACGGGTCCTCGACCGCCACCTCGACCGCGGACCCGGCGCCGTCATGTGGTGGGCGATGGGCGGCATGTCGCTGTCGCTCGTCGGCCGGGCCGCGCGCCGGGGGCTGGCGGCCGTCGGCGTGGTGCACGACCCATGGCCTGCGTACGCGCCGCAGGTCGACGGGTGGCAGGGCTCGCGCGCGGGGCGCCTGCTCGGGCCGCTGCTCGGGATGCCCGCGAGCTTCGCCCCGGCCGTCGTCGACGCGTGGTCGTGCAACAGCGCCTACACGCGCTGGGCGGTGCTCCAGCAGCCGGGCTGGGCGGGCCTCGGGGACCGGGTGCAGGTCGACCACCCCGGGATCGACCCGGCGCGGCTGCCGCCGAGCGCCCCGCGCGACGCGTTCGGATGGCGGCTGGCCTGCATCGGGCGCGTGGAGGAGCGCAAGGGCCTGGCGCACGCGATCGAGGCGCTCGCGCGCCTGCCCGAGCGGGCGACGCTCACCGTCGTCGGTGGGGGAGATCACGCCCACCGCGCCGAGCTCGAGGCGCTGGCCGCCCGACTGGGCCTCGGGGCGCGGGTGCGCTTCACGGGGCCGGTCGACGACGTGGGCACGGCCTACGCCGCCGCGGACGCCGTCGTCTTCCCGGTCACGTGGCAGGAGCCCTTCGGCCTCGTCCCGCTGGAGGCGATGGCGGTCGGGCGGCCGGTCGTGAGCACCGCGACGGGCGGCGCCGCGGAGTACCTGGAGGACGGGGGCAATGCGCTCGTCGTCGCGCCGGGTGACCCGGAGGCGATCGCGGCGGCGGTGCGCCGCCTCGCGGAGGACCCGACGCTCCGGGTCGCCCTCGTCGCGCGGGGTCGCGCGACCGCGACGCGCTTCACGCAGGCGGCGCTGGACGAGGCGCTGCTGGCGCTGGTCAGCCGCGTCGGCGGCCGACCAGCAGGTGCTGGAAGGTGA
- a CDS encoding bifunctional 2-polyprenyl-6-hydroxyphenol methylase/3-demethylubiquinol 3-O-methyltransferase UbiG: MAGAGQRAARAHAYENPRTEVQALVPASARRILDLGCSSGALGAALKARQGAYVLGVEIDPDYGEDARSRLDEVIVANVEELAASEDLEERLGRFDCLLCADVLEHLVDPWAALERFGALVDPGGTLVVSLPNIRYWETFWQLGRHGTFPRRAEGIFDRTHLRWFTARDAWSLVEGAGFEVVGIERQLRARPAYDPKWDRRIQWLHHTPIRTFFTFQHLLVGRRRG, encoded by the coding sequence ATGGCCGGCGCCGGGCAGCGTGCCGCCCGCGCGCACGCCTACGAGAACCCGCGCACGGAGGTCCAGGCGCTCGTGCCGGCGTCGGCACGGCGCATCCTGGACCTCGGGTGCTCGTCGGGCGCGCTCGGCGCGGCGCTCAAGGCCCGGCAGGGCGCGTACGTCCTCGGCGTCGAGATCGACCCCGACTACGGCGAGGACGCCCGCTCGCGCCTCGACGAGGTCATCGTGGCCAACGTCGAGGAGCTCGCCGCGTCGGAGGACCTCGAGGAGCGCCTCGGGCGCTTCGACTGCCTGCTGTGCGCCGACGTGCTCGAGCATCTCGTCGACCCGTGGGCAGCGCTCGAGCGCTTCGGCGCGCTGGTCGACCCCGGGGGCACGCTCGTCGTCTCGCTGCCGAACATCCGCTACTGGGAGACGTTCTGGCAGCTCGGCCGCCACGGGACGTTCCCGCGCCGGGCGGAGGGCATCTTCGACCGCACGCACCTGCGGTGGTTCACCGCGCGCGACGCGTGGTCGCTGGTCGAGGGCGCGGGCTTCGAGGTCGTCGGGATCGAGCGTCAGCTGCGCGCCCGGCCCGCCTACGACCCCAAGTGGGACCGGCGCATCCAGTGGCTGCACCACACGCCGATCCGCACGTTCTTCACCTTCCAGCACCTGCTGGTCGGCCGCCGACGCGGCTGA
- a CDS encoding bifunctional 2-polyprenyl-6-hydroxyphenol methylase/3-demethylubiquinol 3-O-methyltransferase UbiG, whose product MDARAEARQITWYHTLELDGFTTSGTFDLRPYVKEYGIPEDLSGKRVLEIGTWDGFWAFELERRGAEVIALDLDDERELDWPPRRRPTTFPEHARGRGFAIAKEILGSKAERVVRSIYHATPEELGQFDLVFCGSVLIHLRDQLLAYERMGGLTKSGGMLISAEEPAGGLMNLLPFAASRYHADREAAVVFWLPNRRAWKRMIWTAGYDRVDEHGRFTMKSNEGYDVPHVVLHGHKS is encoded by the coding sequence ATGGATGCGCGCGCTGAGGCCAGGCAGATCACCTGGTACCACACGCTGGAACTCGACGGCTTCACCACGTCGGGGACCTTCGACCTCCGTCCCTACGTCAAGGAGTACGGCATCCCCGAGGACCTCTCGGGCAAGCGCGTGCTCGAGATCGGCACGTGGGACGGGTTCTGGGCGTTCGAGCTCGAGCGCCGCGGGGCCGAGGTCATCGCCCTCGACCTCGACGACGAGCGCGAGCTCGACTGGCCGCCGCGCCGGCGCCCCACGACGTTCCCTGAGCACGCTCGCGGGCGCGGCTTCGCGATCGCCAAGGAGATCCTCGGCTCGAAGGCCGAGCGCGTCGTGCGCTCGATCTACCACGCCACGCCGGAGGAGCTCGGCCAGTTCGACCTGGTCTTCTGCGGCTCGGTGCTCATCCACCTGCGCGACCAGCTGCTGGCCTACGAGCGCATGGGCGGGCTGACGAAGAGCGGCGGGATGCTGATCTCCGCCGAGGAGCCCGCCGGCGGGCTCATGAACCTGCTGCCCTTCGCGGCCTCGCGCTACCACGCCGACCGCGAGGCGGCCGTCGTCTTCTGGCTGCCCAACCGGCGTGCGTGGAAGCGGATGATCTGGACCGCGGGCTACGACCGCGTCGACGAGCACGGCCGCTTCACGATGAAGTCCAACGAGGGCTACGACGTCCCGCACGTCGTCCTGCACGGCCACAAGAGCTGA
- a CDS encoding nucleotidyltransferase family protein, whose amino-acid sequence MERSPTHHPARPAGLARVAQALAVDAATREVVSGLQAAGLPCVVLKGPSVAAWLYAEGERGYVDSDVLVPRWHAEAAAGVLRGLGFEAAQDAEGRRSEVSRPWRRRADDRSVDLHVSVHGATEAPERVWDLLAERVRPLDLGPAQVPVLDVPARALLVALHAQQHADRPGGKPFEDLRRALAQTDDATWDAAATLALALGAERSFVEGLRLLPAGEAVLARMALGRAMSGRAAPLRVALLRVRSARGGRQARAAVRLLVPAPTTMRWRSPVARRGRGGLAAAYGLRLAGAARSVARRRERP is encoded by the coding sequence ATGGAGCGCTCGCCCACCCACCACCCGGCCCGACCCGCGGGCCTCGCCCGCGTCGCCCAGGCGCTGGCCGTCGACGCCGCGACGCGGGAGGTCGTGAGCGGGCTGCAGGCGGCCGGGCTGCCCTGCGTCGTCCTCAAAGGCCCGTCGGTCGCGGCCTGGCTCTACGCCGAGGGCGAGCGCGGCTACGTCGACTCCGACGTGCTCGTCCCGCGCTGGCACGCCGAGGCCGCGGCGGGCGTCCTGCGCGGCCTGGGCTTCGAGGCGGCGCAGGACGCCGAGGGCCGCCGGTCGGAGGTCTCCCGGCCCTGGCGCCGGCGCGCGGACGACCGCAGCGTCGACCTCCACGTCTCGGTCCACGGCGCGACGGAGGCGCCTGAGCGCGTGTGGGACCTCCTGGCCGAGCGCGTGCGGCCGCTCGACCTCGGACCGGCGCAGGTGCCGGTGCTCGACGTCCCGGCCCGCGCGCTGCTCGTGGCGCTGCACGCCCAGCAACACGCCGACCGGCCGGGCGGCAAGCCGTTCGAGGACCTGCGCCGGGCGCTCGCCCAGACCGACGACGCGACGTGGGACGCGGCGGCGACGCTCGCCCTGGCGCTGGGGGCCGAGCGGTCCTTCGTCGAGGGGTTGCGGCTCCTGCCGGCCGGGGAGGCGGTGCTGGCCCGCATGGCGCTGGGCCGGGCGATGTCCGGCCGCGCGGCGCCGCTGCGGGTCGCCCTCCTGCGCGTGCGTAGCGCCCGCGGCGGGCGCCAGGCGCGGGCCGCCGTGCGCCTGCTCGTCCCCGCCCCCACGACGATGCGCTGGCGCTCGCCCGTCGCCCGTCGCGGGCGCGGCGGCCTGGCCGCGGCCTACGGGCTGCGGCTGGCGGGCGCGGCGCGGTCCGTCGCGCGCCGGCGCGAGCGTCCGTAG
- a CDS encoding class I SAM-dependent methyltransferase, with the protein MLARNRDRLLRELPDDAVVLDVGGWAEPFGRADWVLDLMPYETRGLYGVAVDPSTERFTADTWVQRDICDHEPWPFEDDQFDMVLCAQTLEDVRDPIWVCHELNRVAKAGYVEVPTRLAEQSAGMEGFWSGWSHHHWICDFTDEGGIDFTFKHHVVHKPELHLPGRFGATLTDERRVQGFFWEGEFPYRERILFDPAALEAELRATVEAHLHEVPPEPAAAPPASVPRRAARKLKRAVVSVRASR; encoded by the coding sequence GTGCTGGCCCGCAACCGAGACCGCCTGCTGCGCGAGCTGCCCGACGACGCCGTGGTGCTGGACGTCGGCGGCTGGGCCGAGCCCTTCGGCCGCGCCGACTGGGTGCTCGACCTCATGCCCTACGAGACCCGCGGGCTGTACGGCGTCGCGGTCGACCCCTCGACGGAGCGCTTCACCGCCGACACGTGGGTGCAGCGCGACATCTGCGACCACGAGCCGTGGCCGTTCGAGGACGACCAGTTCGACATGGTCCTCTGCGCGCAGACCCTCGAGGACGTCCGCGACCCCATCTGGGTCTGCCACGAGCTCAACCGCGTCGCGAAGGCCGGCTACGTCGAGGTCCCGACCCGCCTGGCCGAGCAGAGCGCCGGCATGGAGGGCTTCTGGTCGGGCTGGTCGCACCACCACTGGATCTGCGACTTCACCGACGAGGGCGGGATCGACTTCACCTTCAAGCACCACGTGGTGCACAAGCCCGAGCTGCACCTCCCGGGGCGCTTCGGCGCCACGCTGACCGACGAGCGCCGCGTCCAGGGCTTCTTCTGGGAGGGCGAGTTCCCCTACCGCGAGCGCATCCTGTTCGACCCGGCGGCCCTCGAGGCTGAGCTGCGTGCGACCGTCGAGGCGCACCTCCACGAGGTGCCGCCGGAGCCCGCCGCGGCGCCCCCGGCGTCCGTGCCGCGACGCGCCGCGCGCAAGCTCAAGCGTGCGGTCGTGAGCGTGCGCGCCAGCCGCTAG
- a CDS encoding acyltransferase codes for MEVHQEVATVRSQRLRGVEGLRALAATAVLVHHVGAFVSAPDGQHTPMHPGLWAGVVDLRAGLTLFFVLSGFLLYRPIASALLRGRPLPSARRYLRHRALRILPAYWVILLVTAFVLQQVITRGEGGVGMPKDAWELIANLLLLQPYDPDTVFTGIGPAWSLSVEVAFYVLLPILGVLGALVVRRGGASASRRATAALVTPAVLLLVGLVGKAFWHFASDDLGRWEYSIGQTLPINADLFGYGALAAFVWVAAVDGLLRIPDAVRRALLPAAVVLAGATFLVAGYGGVLQNEPGDTVLGMASALLVLGVTLPGRSWLGDLLQTRPFEAVGLASYSIYLWHTPVIFLFVDWGLDAPDKPALVVAFLAVAAATGVLSAITYLLVERPFLRMKSRDRPQAPAIAPAEGTPPVAAAEPVSRA; via the coding sequence ATGGAGGTCCATCAGGAGGTCGCGACCGTCAGGTCGCAGCGGCTGCGCGGGGTCGAGGGCCTGCGCGCGCTGGCCGCGACCGCGGTGCTCGTGCACCACGTCGGCGCGTTCGTGTCGGCGCCCGACGGCCAGCACACGCCGATGCACCCCGGGCTGTGGGCCGGCGTCGTCGACCTCCGCGCCGGGCTGACGCTCTTCTTCGTCCTCTCGGGCTTCCTGCTGTACCGGCCGATCGCCTCGGCGCTGCTGCGCGGGCGCCCGCTGCCCTCCGCGCGCCGCTACCTGCGCCACCGCGCGCTGCGCATCCTCCCGGCCTACTGGGTGATCCTCCTGGTCACCGCGTTCGTGCTGCAGCAGGTCATCACCCGCGGCGAGGGCGGCGTGGGCATGCCGAAGGACGCGTGGGAGCTCATCGCCAACCTCCTGCTCCTGCAGCCCTACGACCCGGACACCGTCTTCACCGGGATCGGGCCGGCGTGGTCGCTGTCGGTCGAGGTCGCCTTCTACGTGCTGCTGCCGATCCTCGGCGTGCTCGGCGCGCTGGTGGTCCGCCGGGGTGGCGCGAGCGCGTCGCGCCGCGCGACCGCCGCGCTCGTGACCCCCGCCGTGCTGCTGCTCGTCGGCCTGGTGGGCAAGGCCTTCTGGCACTTCGCGTCCGACGACCTCGGCCGCTGGGAGTACTCGATCGGCCAGACCCTGCCGATCAACGCCGACCTCTTCGGCTACGGCGCGCTGGCGGCCTTCGTCTGGGTCGCCGCGGTCGACGGCCTGCTGCGGATCCCGGACGCGGTGCGCCGGGCGCTGCTGCCCGCGGCCGTCGTCCTGGCCGGCGCGACGTTCCTCGTGGCCGGCTACGGCGGCGTCCTGCAGAACGAGCCCGGCGACACCGTGCTGGGCATGGCGAGCGCGCTGCTGGTGCTCGGGGTCACGCTGCCGGGGCGCTCGTGGTTGGGGGACCTGCTGCAGACGCGCCCATTCGAGGCGGTCGGCCTCGCCTCCTACAGCATCTACCTCTGGCACACGCCGGTGATCTTCCTGTTCGTCGACTGGGGGCTGGACGCGCCCGACAAGCCGGCGCTCGTCGTCGCCTTCCTGGCGGTGGCGGCCGCGACGGGCGTCCTCTCGGCCATCACGTACCTGCTCGTCGAGCGGCCGTTCCTGCGGATGAAGTCGCGCGACCGGCCTCAGGCCCCGGCGATCGCGCCGGCGGAGGGCACCCCGCCCGTGGCCGCCGCGGAGCCCGTCAGCCGCGCGTAG
- a CDS encoding glycosyltransferase family 4 protein, translating to MDGARPLRILHVVEAYGGGLLRMVVELTEGDVATGHEALIAYGVRPETPADPRAGLDARVGLHPMPWTSRGPRQQAAAARELRRLVGAWRPDVVHLHSSFSGVLGVLVVPRAIPTVFSPHAFASVLPEGGAARRAAYRALETFVCRGVTLVGSQSDVEADLARKRGARAVESIHNGIRELDPEALRTRSHEQPEGRAEVVATGRTVPQRGVEPAARILARVREVADVAWLGGGGGSRGVAGAQALAAAGIERTGWLPREEVLDRVGRAAAYLHWTAWDTTPISVLEAMALDVPVVASDIPPNREVLGPTGVCATEDEAVALLRRLATDPGERLRLLEAQRARRTAYAARRMVRRWHEVYARLTGSAAATGGVPSAGAIAGA from the coding sequence GTGGACGGGGCCCGGCCGCTGCGCATCCTGCACGTCGTCGAGGCCTACGGCGGCGGCCTGCTGCGGATGGTCGTGGAGCTCACCGAGGGCGACGTCGCCACGGGCCACGAGGCGCTCATCGCCTACGGCGTCCGGCCCGAGACGCCCGCCGACCCGCGCGCGGGCCTCGACGCCCGCGTCGGCCTCCATCCGATGCCCTGGACCTCGCGCGGGCCGCGCCAGCAGGCGGCTGCGGCGCGCGAGCTGCGCAGGCTGGTCGGCGCCTGGAGGCCCGACGTCGTGCACCTCCACTCGTCCTTCAGCGGCGTGCTCGGCGTGCTCGTCGTCCCGCGGGCCATCCCCACCGTCTTCTCCCCGCACGCGTTCGCGTCGGTGCTGCCCGAGGGCGGCGCGGCGCGCCGCGCCGCCTACCGCGCGCTGGAGACCTTCGTCTGTCGCGGTGTGACGCTCGTCGGAAGCCAGTCCGACGTCGAGGCCGACCTCGCGCGCAAGCGCGGCGCGCGGGCCGTCGAGTCGATCCACAACGGCATCCGCGAGCTCGACCCCGAGGCGCTGCGCACGCGGTCGCACGAGCAGCCCGAGGGCCGCGCCGAGGTCGTCGCCACGGGCCGGACGGTCCCCCAGCGAGGCGTCGAGCCGGCCGCACGGATCCTCGCGCGCGTGCGCGAGGTCGCAGACGTCGCCTGGCTCGGCGGCGGTGGCGGCTCGCGCGGCGTCGCAGGCGCGCAGGCGCTGGCCGCCGCGGGCATCGAGCGCACGGGCTGGCTGCCGCGCGAGGAGGTCCTGGACCGCGTCGGCCGCGCCGCGGCCTACCTGCACTGGACGGCGTGGGACACGACGCCGATCTCCGTGCTGGAGGCGATGGCCCTCGACGTCCCGGTCGTCGCCTCCGACATCCCGCCCAACCGCGAGGTGCTCGGCCCGACGGGCGTGTGCGCGACCGAGGACGAGGCGGTCGCGCTCCTGCGCCGCCTCGCCACGGACCCCGGCGAGCGCCTGCGGCTGCTGGAGGCCCAGCGCGCGCGGCGCACGGCCTACGCGGCGCGGCGCATGGTGCGCCGCTGGCACGAGGTCTACGCGCGGCTGACGGGCTCCGCGGCGGCCACGGGCGGGGTGCCCTCCGCCGGCGCGATCGCCGGGGCCTGA
- a CDS encoding phosphomannomutase/phosphoglucomutase, translating into MPAPPEIFKAYDVRGLHTEQIDGDVAHAIGRGFARVIADLAGKPTSELRLGLGRDMRLEAPDFARRYREGMVAEGAHVLDAGQVGTEMLYFLVGSRELDGGLMCTASHNPKAYTGAKLVKQGAIALSGDAGIGELRDLVVGDQLGDAPGGGSSEEVDLFAEFQEAALRFIEPSNVKPLKVVVDGGNGMAGPMVGPILDRLGLDLVETYWTPDGTFPDHEPNPLLPENREFIMRKVVETGADLGIAWDGDADRCFFIDDTGRFVDGDFLTAILAEHLLAKKPGSDVLYDARASRAVADTVSAAGGTAHVNRVGHAFFKTRMRDEGAIFGGEVSGHYYFHDFYNADSGTIPALLVLEKLSVEGKRMSELLEPYRSRYFISGEINSEVADGPAKMAELEQEYGSRPGATVTKVDGVSVDFDDWHFNVRPSNTEPLLRLTLESLVSEQDMEARRDEVLGVIRA; encoded by the coding sequence ATGCCGGCCCCTCCGGAGATCTTCAAGGCCTATGACGTCCGCGGTCTGCACACCGAGCAGATCGACGGCGACGTCGCCCACGCGATCGGCCGCGGCTTCGCCCGCGTCATCGCCGACCTCGCGGGCAAGCCCACGAGCGAGCTGCGGCTGGGCCTGGGGCGCGACATGCGCCTCGAGGCCCCCGACTTCGCCCGCCGCTACCGCGAGGGGATGGTGGCCGAGGGCGCCCACGTCCTGGACGCCGGGCAGGTCGGGACCGAGATGCTCTACTTCCTCGTCGGCTCGCGCGAGCTCGACGGTGGGCTCATGTGCACCGCCTCGCACAACCCGAAGGCCTACACGGGCGCGAAGCTCGTCAAGCAGGGGGCCATCGCGCTCAGCGGCGACGCCGGCATCGGCGAGCTGCGCGACCTCGTGGTCGGCGACCAGCTCGGCGACGCGCCCGGCGGCGGCAGCAGCGAGGAGGTGGACCTCTTCGCGGAGTTCCAGGAGGCGGCGCTGCGGTTCATCGAGCCGTCGAACGTCAAGCCGCTGAAGGTCGTCGTCGACGGCGGCAACGGCATGGCCGGCCCGATGGTCGGCCCGATCCTCGACCGCCTCGGGCTCGACCTCGTCGAGACCTACTGGACGCCCGACGGGACGTTCCCCGACCACGAGCCCAACCCGCTGCTGCCCGAGAACCGCGAGTTCATCATGCGCAAGGTCGTCGAGACGGGCGCGGACCTCGGCATCGCGTGGGACGGCGACGCCGATCGCTGCTTCTTCATCGACGACACCGGCCGCTTCGTCGACGGCGACTTCCTCACCGCGATCCTGGCCGAGCACCTCCTGGCCAAGAAGCCCGGCTCGGACGTCCTCTACGACGCGCGCGCGTCGCGCGCGGTCGCCGACACCGTCAGCGCGGCCGGCGGCACGGCGCACGTCAACCGCGTCGGCCACGCGTTCTTCAAGACCCGCATGCGCGACGAAGGCGCCATCTTCGGCGGCGAGGTCTCGGGCCACTACTACTTCCACGACTTCTACAACGCGGACTCCGGCACGATCCCCGCGCTGCTCGTGCTCGAGAAGCTCTCCGTCGAGGGCAAGCGGATGAGCGAGCTGCTCGAGCCCTACCGCTCGAGGTACTTCATCAGCGGGGAGATCAACTCCGAGGTCGCCGACGGCCCGGCGAAGATGGCCGAGCTCGAGCAGGAGTACGGCTCCCGCCCCGGCGCCACGGTCACGAAGGTCGACGGCGTCTCCGTCGACTTCGACGACTGGCACTTCAACGTGCGCCCGTCCAACACCGAGCCGCTGCTGCGCCTCACGCTGGAGTCGCTCGTCTCCGAGCAGGACATGGAGGCCAGGCGCGACGAGGTGCTGGGCGTGATCCGCGCCTAG
- a CDS encoding class I SAM-dependent methyltransferase: protein MNRYALQTTLRRRLPAPVKAGAKQVLAALDPLAGVAYRRRSGDDRPLPGRTLRARVGALGREAYVAGGRAVAGELDAALQATGRRLADFEAVLDFGCGPGRVVDGVAPLLAPGAVLVGTDVDRESIAWASRNRPGLRFEANGFAPPLAFGDAEFDLVYAISVFTHLTEAQGDAWLTELLRVLRPGGTAILTVLGTQAYWEVRAGHFIGVTDAMVEAAQGHGPDLEEEGLVFLPYARSGLQAKGSPDMDDVYGLTFHGETYLQERWGRQAEVVARLSRSINHVQDAVVLRKPA from the coding sequence GTGAACCGCTACGCGCTCCAGACCACGCTGCGCCGCCGGCTGCCCGCCCCCGTGAAGGCGGGGGCCAAGCAGGTGCTGGCGGCGTTGGACCCGCTGGCCGGGGTGGCCTACCGCCGCCGCTCGGGTGACGACCGGCCGCTTCCGGGCCGGACGCTGCGGGCGCGGGTCGGGGCGCTGGGACGCGAGGCCTACGTCGCCGGCGGTCGCGCGGTCGCGGGGGAGCTCGACGCCGCCCTGCAGGCCACGGGGCGACGCCTGGCGGACTTCGAAGCCGTCCTGGACTTCGGCTGCGGGCCGGGCCGCGTGGTCGACGGCGTCGCACCGCTGCTCGCGCCGGGCGCCGTGCTGGTGGGGACGGACGTCGACCGCGAGTCCATCGCCTGGGCCAGCCGCAACCGCCCGGGCCTGCGCTTCGAGGCCAACGGCTTCGCGCCGCCGCTGGCCTTCGGCGACGCAGAGTTCGACCTCGTCTACGCCATCTCGGTCTTCACGCACCTGACCGAGGCCCAGGGCGACGCCTGGCTGACGGAGCTCCTGCGGGTCCTGCGGCCCGGTGGGACCGCGATCCTCACCGTGCTCGGCACCCAGGCCTACTGGGAGGTGCGCGCCGGCCACTTCATCGGGGTGACCGACGCGATGGTCGAGGCCGCCCAGGGCCACGGCCCGGACCTCGAGGAGGAGGGGCTCGTGTTCCTGCCCTACGCGCGATCGGGCCTGCAGGCCAAGGGCTCGCCGGACATGGACGACGTCTACGGCCTGACCTTCCACGGCGAGACCTACCTCCAGGAGCGCTGGGGCCGGCAGGCAGAGGTCGTTGCGCGGCTGTCGCGCTCCATCAACCACGTGCAGGACGCCGTCGTGCTGCGCAAGCCGGCGTGA